A genomic region of Novipirellula aureliae contains the following coding sequences:
- the lpxK gene encoding tetraacyldisaccharide 4'-kinase — protein sequence MAFDFRSIMSGKRRDPLAILIRSGLSIASGFYGIATSFRNRRFDRGKTEIHRCGIPVVSVGNLTTGGTGKTPAVCCLAKWFRAKGVRVAIVSRGYGRGENDFNDEALELHARLPDVPHVQDPDRVEAARIAVEELEAELVLMDDGFQHRRLHRDLDVVLIDATEPFGYGRLLPRGLLRESITGLRRANLVLLTRSDSVDSQTLDNIERDIRNVNPSVPVIRSSHRPTKLLEYPDCELPLSMLDGTEIAVVSAIGNPAAFHESLRKCGAVIVDTMDLPDHDGFSPETVQSIRQWISGLGDSATMVVCTHKDLVKLSTDRLAGIQVTALIIELRIESEMQTFEAILGGDWRDAATR from the coding sequence ATGGCATTCGATTTTCGATCGATCATGAGTGGAAAACGTAGAGATCCGTTGGCTATTTTGATCCGCAGCGGCCTGTCGATCGCCAGTGGTTTCTATGGGATCGCGACCTCGTTTCGCAACCGACGATTCGACCGCGGCAAGACAGAGATTCACCGCTGCGGTATTCCCGTGGTTAGCGTTGGCAATCTGACGACGGGAGGGACAGGAAAAACGCCCGCGGTTTGCTGCTTGGCAAAATGGTTTCGTGCCAAGGGAGTTCGCGTCGCGATTGTCAGCCGTGGCTACGGACGAGGCGAGAACGACTTTAACGATGAAGCGTTGGAACTTCATGCTAGGCTTCCCGATGTTCCGCACGTCCAAGATCCCGATCGAGTGGAAGCGGCCCGAATTGCAGTCGAAGAACTCGAAGCCGAGCTTGTCTTGATGGACGACGGGTTTCAACATCGCCGACTTCACCGCGATCTGGATGTTGTGCTCATCGATGCGACGGAGCCGTTTGGCTATGGCCGATTGCTGCCGCGAGGTCTGCTGCGTGAGTCGATCACAGGCCTACGCCGAGCCAACTTGGTTCTCCTCACGCGATCGGATTCCGTCGATTCACAAACACTCGATAACATTGAAAGGGATATCCGAAACGTGAATCCGTCGGTGCCGGTGATTCGTAGTTCGCATCGCCCCACGAAACTCCTTGAGTACCCCGATTGCGAACTTCCACTTTCGATGCTGGATGGGACCGAAATCGCAGTCGTCTCGGCGATTGGAAATCCAGCGGCATTCCATGAGTCGCTGCGGAAATGTGGAGCCGTGATCGTCGATACAATGGACCTTCCCGACCACGATGGCTTCTCGCCCGAGACCGTGCAATCGATCCGTCAATGGATAAGCGGACTTGGCGATTCCGCTACGATGGTTGTCTGTACCCATAAAGATCTCGTCAAGCTCAGTACCGACCGGCTCGCGGGCATTCAGGTGACTGCGTTAATTATCGAGCTCCGCATTGAATCGGAAATGCAGACTTTCGAAGCGATACTCGGCGGGGATTGGCGAGATGCCGCGACTAGATGA
- a CDS encoding DEAD/DEAH box helicase, protein MTQSNEIPDRDTLASEYFERIPFQPYPVQEEALLAFFTNEQGVLVCAPTGTGKTLIAEAAVYEALRTGKRMYYTTPLIALTDQKLDELRESAVRWGFPADQVGLVTGNRRVNPDAPVLVVVAEILLNRLLNPENFDFADVSSVVMDEFHCFNDPERGIVWELTLGMLPAHIRTMLLSATVGNAVEFTSWLYRAHNRRLQLVVGTERKVPLQYEWIEDDILADFAEKIAAGDEVSRRTPALLFCFSRSQCWTTAELLKGKKLIDKHRQAELADYLNDADMSEGAGPKLKAILMRGVGVHHAGVLPRYRRIVEELFQRKLLSFCVCTETLAAGINLPARSVVLPSLLKGPRDKKKLVDAASAQQIFGRAGRPQFDDRGYVFSLAHEDDVKINRWREKFDSIPEDTKDPGLLKAKKQLKKKMPKRRSGESYWTAGQFEQLQQAASANLSSRGRLPWRLLAYLLGENPALQPIRDLVGRRLLPPKGIEEAQRDLNRMLITLWSAGYIELDPKPRAAQPKPVGPKSREQEVSKQAEVPPPTAGVFGELLDQMREDDSAKKPDEEETNQDPELIESRGYEVDDYRPEFARPTDRLERLVHLRSINPLFGVYIADQLAIADPNERIAVLESVLEVPGTVARFTRMPSYEDMPAGTLATTRLDPMLLQSGLATAEELGGKSDEEEEEVRDRGFGRVMFEEPKVWPLTIGEKLLRLFRDAFPRVHNVNVRPVWIVGELLEFGGDFNKYVTARKLQKEEGILFRHCLRMILLLDEMANVPPLESTVETWEYPLDDLADLLTETCRKIDPQSTDEMLAAPKSPVDDLVGLGRRNS, encoded by the coding sequence ATGACGCAATCGAACGAAATACCTGACCGCGATACATTGGCATCCGAGTACTTTGAGCGGATCCCTTTTCAGCCTTACCCGGTTCAAGAAGAAGCATTGTTGGCTTTTTTCACCAACGAACAAGGGGTACTCGTGTGTGCTCCAACGGGAACCGGCAAAACGCTGATTGCCGAAGCCGCTGTCTACGAAGCGTTGCGGACGGGCAAGAGGATGTATTACACGACCCCTCTGATCGCATTGACCGATCAAAAGCTCGACGAGCTTCGTGAGTCAGCCGTGCGATGGGGATTCCCCGCCGACCAAGTCGGTTTGGTTACCGGAAATCGCCGCGTCAACCCCGATGCTCCGGTGTTGGTCGTTGTCGCCGAAATCCTGCTCAATCGATTATTGAATCCTGAGAACTTTGACTTCGCCGATGTCTCTTCGGTCGTGATGGATGAGTTTCATTGTTTCAACGATCCTGAACGCGGGATTGTTTGGGAATTGACACTCGGTATGTTGCCCGCCCACATCCGCACCATGCTACTGAGTGCGACCGTCGGCAACGCGGTCGAATTTACGTCTTGGTTGTATCGAGCCCACAACCGTCGGCTGCAGTTAGTGGTTGGGACGGAACGTAAAGTGCCGCTACAATACGAGTGGATCGAAGACGATATTTTGGCCGACTTTGCGGAAAAGATCGCGGCGGGCGACGAAGTCTCACGGCGGACGCCCGCATTACTGTTTTGCTTTAGCCGATCGCAGTGTTGGACCACTGCCGAACTGCTGAAAGGCAAAAAGCTCATCGATAAACATCGGCAAGCAGAACTGGCTGATTATTTGAACGATGCCGACATGAGCGAAGGGGCGGGACCGAAGTTAAAGGCGATTTTAATGCGCGGCGTCGGGGTCCACCACGCGGGCGTGCTGCCGCGTTACCGCCGAATCGTCGAAGAACTTTTCCAGCGCAAGTTGCTTAGCTTTTGTGTCTGTACCGAAACGCTGGCTGCGGGAATCAATTTGCCAGCACGAAGCGTGGTATTGCCGAGTTTGCTCAAAGGTCCACGTGACAAGAAAAAACTTGTCGATGCGGCATCGGCTCAGCAGATTTTTGGTCGCGCCGGCCGTCCCCAATTTGATGATCGTGGTTACGTTTTTTCACTCGCTCACGAAGACGATGTGAAGATCAATCGTTGGCGAGAAAAATTTGACTCGATCCCTGAAGACACGAAAGACCCAGGGTTGCTGAAGGCGAAAAAGCAACTCAAAAAGAAAATGCCCAAACGGCGTAGCGGTGAATCGTACTGGACCGCAGGCCAATTTGAGCAGTTGCAACAAGCTGCATCCGCGAACTTGTCGAGTCGTGGACGGTTGCCGTGGCGGTTGCTCGCCTACCTGCTCGGTGAAAACCCCGCACTCCAGCCGATCCGTGATTTGGTCGGGCGACGCCTTCTGCCTCCCAAGGGGATCGAGGAAGCCCAACGCGACTTGAATCGAATGTTGATTACGTTATGGTCAGCCGGCTATATCGAACTCGATCCCAAACCGCGAGCCGCGCAACCGAAACCAGTCGGTCCAAAGTCAAGGGAGCAAGAGGTTTCAAAACAAGCCGAAGTTCCGCCGCCGACTGCAGGCGTGTTCGGCGAATTGCTCGATCAAATGCGTGAGGACGATTCCGCGAAAAAGCCGGACGAGGAAGAAACGAACCAAGATCCTGAACTGATCGAAAGCCGCGGCTATGAAGTCGACGACTATCGCCCCGAGTTTGCTCGGCCAACCGACCGCTTGGAACGTTTGGTCCACCTTCGCAGCATCAATCCTCTGTTCGGCGTCTACATCGCCGATCAATTGGCCATCGCCGATCCGAACGAGCGGATTGCCGTCCTGGAAAGCGTTTTGGAAGTACCTGGAACCGTGGCCCGGTTTACAAGAATGCCATCCTACGAAGACATGCCTGCGGGCACCTTGGCGACGACGCGGCTTGATCCGATGCTACTACAATCCGGCCTGGCAACGGCGGAGGAACTCGGCGGCAAAAGCGACGAAGAGGAGGAAGAGGTCCGCGACCGAGGCTTTGGGCGGGTGATGTTCGAAGAACCCAAGGTGTGGCCGCTAACCATCGGTGAAAAATTGCTACGGTTGTTCCGCGACGCCTTTCCTCGCGTTCACAACGTCAACGTTCGGCCCGTTTGGATCGTTGGCGAACTATTGGAGTTCGGCGGCGATTTCAACAAGTATGTGACGGCTCGTAAACTGCAAAAAGAAGAAGGAATTCTGTTTCGTCACTGCTTGCGAATGATACTACTTCTCGACGAGATGGCGAACGTTCCTCCGCTCGAATCCACGGTGGAAACCTGGGAATATCCACTTGATGATCTGGCCGACCTGTTAACCGAAACCTGCCGGAAAATCGACCCGCAAAGCACCGATGAGATGTTGGCGGCCCCCAAGTCTCCCGTTGACGATCTGGTTGGGTTAGGACGTAGGAATTCATAG
- the yidD gene encoding membrane protein insertion efficiency factor YidD, translated as MIGTDNCEDRDKVDQEAQKTSNTAEAKPRWIIHRFAIALVVAMIRFYQTAISPMLGPSCRFTPTCSQYAKEAIERYGILRGGYRATRRLLRCHPFHPGGYDPP; from the coding sequence ATGATCGGCACCGACAACTGCGAAGATCGAGACAAAGTGGACCAAGAGGCTCAAAAAACCAGCAATACCGCCGAGGCGAAGCCCCGCTGGATCATTCACCGCTTTGCTATCGCGCTGGTTGTGGCAATGATTCGCTTCTATCAAACCGCGATTAGTCCCATGTTGGGCCCAAGTTGCCGATTCACGCCGACATGCAGCCAATATGCCAAGGAGGCCATCGAACGGTACGGCATCTTGCGTGGCGGTTACCGAGCGACTCGGCGTCTGTTGCGATGCCATCCCTTCCACCCAGGCGGGTACGACCCGCCATGA
- the nusG gene encoding transcription termination/antitermination protein NusG translates to MPILPPEGDCLPLDLLDREEVSSQRWWLMYTKSRQEKMLMRHLRKHGVWHYGPQIPDRKRSPSGRVRTTFSMLFSSYVFVCCQHDQDDEARYQSICSGCVIKAAEITEVDKLVADLRQIRDLVAMGVPLTIESRLTSGQNVRIRSGAFNGYEGTVLRRENETRLLVAVRFMEQGVSVKLDDCQLELIV, encoded by the coding sequence ATGCCTATTTTACCACCCGAAGGGGATTGTTTGCCCCTCGACTTGCTCGATCGCGAGGAGGTTTCGTCGCAACGGTGGTGGTTGATGTATACCAAATCGCGGCAGGAAAAGATGTTGATGCGACATCTTCGCAAGCACGGCGTTTGGCATTATGGGCCTCAAATCCCCGACCGTAAACGGTCGCCCTCCGGTCGCGTTCGAACGACTTTTTCGATGCTGTTTTCCAGCTACGTGTTCGTTTGTTGCCAACACGACCAGGACGATGAAGCACGTTATCAATCGATTTGCAGCGGTTGTGTCATCAAGGCAGCCGAGATTACGGAAGTGGATAAACTGGTAGCGGACTTGCGTCAAATTCGCGATCTCGTGGCGATGGGCGTCCCGCTGACGATCGAAAGCCGCTTAACATCAGGCCAAAATGTTCGGATTCGTAGTGGTGCTTTTAATGGCTATGAGGGCACGGTGCTCCGCCGCGAGAATGAAACACGACTGCTTGTCGCGGTGCGGTTTATGGAGCAAGGTGTGAGCGTCAAACTTGATGATTGCCAACTCGAGTTGATCGTCTAG
- the rfbA gene encoding glucose-1-phosphate thymidylyltransferase RfbA — MKGIILAGGSGSRLHPITRAVSKQLIPIYDKPMVYYPLSTLMLAGIREVLLISTPQDVPAFKRLLGDGSQWGIRLEYAAQPKPEGLAQAFLIGADFVADDRVALVLGDNIFYGQGFRKTLSLAAEKKTGATVFGYRVTDPERYGVVEFDRDGRVISIEEKPTHPKSFYAIPGLYFYDNTVISIAQQLKPSARGELEISDVNRAYLQRGDLTVELFSRGFAWLDTGTKDSLLDACNFVAAVEKRQGLKIACLEEIAYLNKFIDKEQLLTLAAEYQNDYRNYLETVARS; from the coding sequence ATGAAGGGAATAATTTTGGCAGGTGGTTCGGGAAGTCGGTTGCATCCGATCACCCGTGCGGTCAGTAAGCAGTTGATACCGATCTATGACAAGCCGATGGTTTACTACCCGCTTTCGACGCTGATGCTAGCGGGCATACGAGAGGTTTTGCTAATCTCGACGCCTCAGGATGTGCCCGCTTTCAAGCGGTTGCTCGGCGATGGATCGCAATGGGGAATCCGTCTGGAATATGCTGCGCAGCCAAAGCCAGAAGGACTTGCCCAGGCGTTTCTCATTGGTGCGGATTTTGTTGCCGACGATCGTGTCGCATTGGTGCTTGGAGATAATATTTTTTATGGTCAAGGGTTTCGAAAAACGCTGTCTCTCGCTGCTGAGAAAAAAACGGGCGCGACCGTGTTCGGCTATCGTGTGACCGATCCCGAGCGTTACGGCGTGGTCGAGTTTGACCGTGACGGGCGAGTGATTTCAATCGAAGAGAAACCTACGCATCCCAAGTCGTTTTATGCGATTCCCGGTTTGTATTTCTATGACAACACGGTTATCAGCATTGCGCAGCAACTAAAGCCTTCCGCACGTGGTGAATTGGAAATTTCCGATGTCAATCGAGCGTATTTGCAGCGAGGTGATTTGACAGTCGAGTTGTTTTCTCGAGGCTTTGCTTGGCTTGATACCGGAACGAAAGATTCGCTGCTCGATGCCTGTAATTTTGTCGCTGCGGTCGAGAAACGCCAAGGCCTGAAGATCGCCTGCTTGGAAGAAATCGCCTATCTGAACAAGTTCATCGACAAAGAGCAATTGCTTACACTCGCAGCGGAATACCAAAATGATTATCGAAATTACCTGGAAACGGTAGCCCGATCCTGA
- a CDS encoding sugar nucleotide-binding protein has product MIVLLGSSGYVGSEFARYFETNGIDFQGVSRTQVDYTNRDTLIRYLRDLKPDFLINAAGYTGKPNVDACEFFKADCLAGNAVLPGIIREACEATATTWGHVSSGCIYSGSRKDGSGFRETDPPNFCFRSGDCSFYSGSKALGEEVLAGASNCYIWRLRIPFDHRDSPRNYLSKLMRYNQLLDATNSISHLGEFANAAYQCWEKRVEPGIYHITNPGSVTTRQVVELIKRIRHLDKTFRYFEDEDHFMRAAAKTPRSNCVLDSSKILATGIKLTPVADAIESSLRAWLPDTEF; this is encoded by the coding sequence ATGATAGTCTTACTTGGGAGTAGCGGGTATGTGGGCAGCGAATTCGCACGCTACTTCGAAACCAATGGAATTGATTTCCAGGGCGTTTCGAGAACCCAGGTCGATTACACCAACCGTGACACGTTGATTCGCTATCTGCGAGATTTGAAGCCTGATTTTTTGATCAATGCAGCGGGCTACACGGGCAAACCAAATGTGGATGCCTGCGAGTTTTTTAAAGCCGATTGTTTGGCGGGCAATGCGGTTCTTCCAGGCATAATTCGCGAAGCTTGTGAAGCGACCGCGACGACATGGGGACACGTTTCATCGGGCTGTATCTACTCCGGTTCACGCAAGGACGGCAGCGGTTTTCGGGAAACCGACCCGCCCAATTTCTGCTTTCGGTCTGGCGATTGCAGCTTTTATAGCGGCTCCAAAGCACTCGGCGAAGAAGTTCTTGCGGGGGCCTCCAATTGTTACATCTGGCGACTTCGCATTCCGTTCGACCATCGTGATTCGCCAAGAAATTATCTCAGCAAGTTGATGCGATACAATCAATTACTCGATGCGACCAATTCGATATCGCACTTAGGCGAGTTTGCGAATGCCGCCTATCAATGCTGGGAAAAGCGAGTGGAACCAGGGATTTATCACATCACCAACCCTGGCAGCGTGACGACTCGCCAAGTGGTTGAATTGATCAAACGAATACGGCATCTTGACAAGACGTTTCGATATTTCGAAGACGAAGATCATTTCATGCGCGCCGCCGCTAAGACACCACGTTCGAATTGTGTTCTCGATAGCAGCAAAATACTGGCGACCGGAATCAAACTCACGCCGGTAGCCGATGCGATTGAAAGTTCGCTTCGTGCTTGGCTGCCTGACACCGAATTTTAG
- a CDS encoding nucleotide sugar dehydrogenase, with protein MKICCIGAGYVGGPTMAMIAKQCPDIPVHVVDLNQARIDAWNSDELPIYEPGLDEVVKEARGRNLTFSTDVDKAIAEADMIFIAVNTPTKTFGVGAGRAANLEFIEKCARRIAEVAQGHKIVVEKSTLPVRTAEAVKRILSSANQGATFDVLSNPEFLAEGTAIEDLLNPDRVLIGGESEAAIEALSDVYARWVPKTQILKTNLWSSELSKLTANAFLAQRVSSINAISALCEATEADVDEVARAIGMDSRIGPKFLKASVGFGGSCFQKDILNLVYLCEHFGLREVAAYWEQVVIMNDYQKRRFAEGICRTMFSTVSDKKIAIWGFAFKKDTNDTRESAAIYVCRDLLRERARLAIYDPQVPEDKMRFDLLAAMGDLSGTVSDIDRKLVENNVTVVHSAEAAAEEAHAIAVLTEWDEFKSLDFKKIIETMKAPAFVFDGRNVLNRAMLDEVGFETIGIGKSGIGG; from the coding sequence ATGAAGATTTGCTGTATCGGAGCGGGTTATGTTGGCGGACCGACGATGGCGATGATTGCCAAGCAGTGCCCCGATATCCCGGTGCATGTGGTTGATTTGAACCAGGCCCGAATTGACGCTTGGAACTCGGACGAATTGCCGATCTACGAGCCTGGCCTCGACGAAGTCGTCAAAGAGGCTCGAGGTCGAAACTTGACCTTTTCAACCGATGTCGACAAAGCGATAGCCGAAGCCGACATGATCTTTATTGCCGTCAATACGCCGACAAAGACGTTTGGGGTCGGAGCGGGACGAGCTGCGAACTTGGAGTTTATTGAGAAGTGTGCTCGGCGAATCGCCGAGGTGGCCCAAGGACACAAAATCGTCGTCGAAAAATCGACGTTGCCAGTTCGTACGGCCGAAGCGGTGAAGAGAATCCTTAGCTCCGCGAATCAGGGGGCGACTTTTGACGTGCTCAGTAATCCCGAGTTTTTGGCAGAAGGAACCGCCATCGAGGATCTGCTGAACCCTGACCGAGTGCTGATTGGTGGCGAATCGGAAGCCGCGATCGAAGCCTTGTCGGACGTCTACGCTCGCTGGGTTCCCAAAACACAAATACTGAAAACGAATCTTTGGAGCAGCGAACTGTCGAAATTGACGGCTAACGCATTTTTGGCTCAGCGGGTTTCGAGCATCAATGCCATTTCGGCACTCTGTGAGGCTACCGAGGCGGATGTCGATGAAGTCGCTCGAGCGATTGGCATGGACTCACGCATTGGACCCAAGTTTTTGAAAGCGTCGGTCGGTTTCGGAGGAAGCTGTTTCCAAAAAGATATTCTCAACTTGGTCTATCTGTGCGAACACTTTGGACTTCGTGAGGTCGCTGCATATTGGGAGCAAGTGGTTATCATGAATGACTACCAAAAACGTCGCTTCGCCGAGGGCATTTGTCGCACGATGTTCAGCACCGTCAGCGACAAAAAAATTGCCATTTGGGGTTTCGCTTTTAAGAAGGACACCAACGACACTCGCGAAAGCGCTGCGATTTACGTATGCCGCGATCTACTTCGCGAACGAGCTCGCTTGGCGATCTACGATCCCCAGGTCCCCGAAGACAAAATGCGATTCGATTTGCTCGCCGCAATGGGCGACTTGTCAGGCACGGTAAGTGACATCGATCGTAAGTTGGTCGAAAACAATGTGACGGTTGTCCACTCCGCCGAGGCGGCTGCGGAGGAAGCGCACGCGATTGCCGTTTTGACAGAATGGGACGAGTTTAAATCGCTCGATTTCAAGAAGATCATCGAAACAATGAAAGCACCGGCTTTTGTCTTTGATGGACGCAACGTCCTCAACCGTGCTATGCTAGATGAGGTTGGTTTTGAAACGATTGGAATAGGAAAGAGTGGTATCGGGGGATGA
- a CDS encoding GDP-mannose 4,6-dehydratase: MESKQFPNESTRNKSALITGITGQDGSYLAELLLEKGYTVHGLVRRNSSTVRTRLDHLYHNAEIYNRRMFLHYADLDDITTIRRILTRSKPDEVYHLAGQSHVGASFEIPETTCQFTAMGTLKLLEILRDLEKRPRMLHISSSEIFGRPDDSPQNELTPMRPVTPYGIAKAFATQMVTLYRESFELFACNAICYNHESPRRGESFVTRKITKAAAAISLGIQDHLTLGSIETQRDWGYAADYVEGMWRMLQQDSADDYILATGESHRVEDFLAASFEAVKLDWRDYLRQDKAFMRPSEVSRLVGNADKAREKLGWTATTRLPELARRMVEHDLSRLTSKPNENERFL, encoded by the coding sequence ATGGAATCGAAGCAGTTTCCAAACGAATCGACACGGAATAAATCGGCCCTGATCACCGGGATTACCGGGCAAGATGGTTCGTATTTAGCCGAATTGCTGCTCGAAAAAGGCTATACGGTTCACGGGTTGGTACGCCGCAATAGCAGTACCGTCCGCACGCGTTTGGATCACTTGTACCACAACGCTGAAATCTACAACCGTCGGATGTTTTTGCACTATGCGGACTTGGATGATATCACCACGATTCGCCGCATTCTGACTCGCTCAAAACCGGACGAAGTCTACCATTTGGCGGGCCAGAGCCATGTGGGGGCAAGTTTCGAGATCCCTGAAACGACCTGCCAATTCACGGCGATGGGAACGTTAAAACTGCTTGAAATTCTGCGTGACCTGGAAAAACGCCCCCGTATGCTACACATCAGCAGTAGCGAGATCTTCGGGCGTCCTGATGATTCACCGCAAAACGAATTGACGCCGATGCGGCCAGTCACCCCGTATGGCATCGCCAAAGCCTTCGCGACTCAGATGGTAACGCTCTACCGCGAATCGTTCGAACTGTTTGCCTGCAACGCGATTTGTTACAACCACGAATCGCCAAGGCGAGGTGAATCGTTCGTGACGCGAAAGATCACCAAGGCGGCAGCGGCAATCTCACTGGGAATCCAAGACCATTTGACGCTTGGATCGATCGAGACCCAGCGGGACTGGGGATATGCAGCGGATTACGTCGAGGGCATGTGGCGGATGTTACAACAGGATTCCGCAGATGATTACATCTTGGCAACCGGGGAAAGTCATCGAGTGGAAGATTTTTTGGCCGCCTCGTTTGAGGCCGTCAAACTCGATTGGCGTGACTATTTGCGTCAGGACAAAGCGTTCATGCGGCCTTCGGAAGTCAGTCGATTGGTTGGAAACGCAGACAAAGCGAGGGAAAAATTGGGCTGGACGGCAACGACACGGTTGCCTGAGTTGGCTCGTCGAATGGTAGAGCACGATTTAAGTCGGCTAACGTCAAAACCCAATGAAAACGAAAGATTCTTATAG